From a single Candidatus Baltobacteraceae bacterium genomic region:
- a CDS encoding DAK2 domain-containing protein yields MDVIALDGRGYAKFLAAGTYFLRKYRQVLNDLNVFPVPDGDTGTNMYLTVRSAMLEAAKLHGEPISEVAARAAEGSLMGARGNSGVIISQMLRGFAHHVRHRAEIDTFVLATGMREASAAARQALMRPVEGTIISVADAAADAAYHLALKEPDFYRFVTGVLRAANDALDRTPDQLPVLKEAGVVDSGGAGFVYFLEGILSFLPDVKVRATAFPRRPVRQNVFTQHQVVGENKFCTEFVLEQASISVHDLRHLLEPRGESLLVIGAEPTIKVHLHTDSPEKVKEIAGKHGVLTRVKVDNMEQQHNVLVVDKPERAYSIAAIVPGDGFDRIVKELGVEVVVSGAKNPSVRDLLLAVNKCLSDVVYLFVNDKNVALAAAEVTKLTDKHVHVVASKDIVGGIAGLFAFRIVAGGAAPSDEAIASAVAGARGAQVFIAGKDATLDGVSVGRGKPAAVVANRLVGGDSLAGVSRGALEAMGAAGGGLITVYYGGAQKERDAQRMSEELQAAFPDADVEYYYGGMKNAEFWLSLDG; encoded by the coding sequence GTGGACGTTATCGCGCTCGACGGCCGCGGCTATGCCAAGTTCTTAGCCGCCGGCACGTACTTCCTGCGGAAGTACCGCCAGGTCCTCAACGATCTCAACGTCTTCCCGGTGCCTGACGGCGACACCGGGACGAACATGTATTTGACCGTGCGATCGGCGATGCTCGAAGCCGCGAAGCTGCACGGCGAGCCGATCTCCGAAGTCGCGGCTCGAGCGGCCGAAGGCAGCCTGATGGGCGCACGCGGTAACTCCGGCGTAATCATTTCGCAAATGCTGCGCGGTTTCGCGCATCACGTGCGGCATCGCGCCGAGATCGACACGTTCGTGCTCGCAACCGGCATGCGCGAAGCGTCGGCCGCCGCGCGACAGGCCCTGATGCGGCCGGTCGAGGGCACGATTATCTCGGTCGCCGACGCCGCTGCCGACGCCGCGTATCATCTGGCGCTCAAGGAGCCCGACTTCTACCGTTTCGTCACCGGCGTGCTGCGCGCGGCCAACGATGCGCTCGACCGAACGCCCGACCAGCTTCCGGTACTAAAGGAAGCCGGAGTCGTCGACTCGGGCGGCGCCGGATTCGTCTACTTCCTCGAGGGAATTTTGAGTTTTCTTCCCGACGTCAAGGTTCGCGCGACGGCTTTTCCTCGCCGCCCCGTACGGCAGAACGTTTTCACGCAGCATCAAGTCGTCGGCGAAAATAAATTTTGTACCGAGTTCGTCCTCGAGCAGGCGTCGATAAGCGTCCACGACCTGCGCCATCTGCTCGAGCCGCGCGGCGAGTCGCTGCTCGTGATCGGCGCGGAGCCGACGATCAAAGTGCACCTGCATACCGATAGCCCCGAAAAAGTCAAGGAGATTGCCGGTAAGCACGGCGTGCTCACGCGCGTCAAAGTCGACAATATGGAGCAGCAGCACAACGTGCTCGTCGTCGACAAACCGGAGCGCGCGTATTCGATCGCTGCGATCGTGCCCGGCGACGGCTTCGACCGCATCGTCAAAGAACTCGGCGTCGAAGTCGTGGTATCGGGGGCGAAGAACCCGAGCGTTCGCGATCTGCTTTTGGCCGTCAACAAGTGCCTCAGCGACGTGGTCTATCTGTTCGTCAACGACAAGAACGTTGCGCTCGCGGCAGCCGAAGTCACCAAGCTCACCGATAAGCACGTGCACGTCGTTGCGAGCAAAGACATTGTCGGCGGTATCGCGGGTCTATTTGCGTTCCGCATCGTGGCCGGCGGCGCCGCGCCGAGCGACGAAGCGATCGCTTCGGCGGTCGCGGGCGCGCGCGGCGCGCAGGTCTTCATCGCCGGTAAGGATGCGACGCTGGACGGCGTCAGCGTCGGCCGCGGGAAGCCGGCCGCCGTGGTAGCAAACCGCTTGGTTGGCGGCGATAGCCTTGCCGGCGTCTCCCGGGGCGCATTGGAAGCGATGGGCGCGGCCGGCGGCGGCTTGATTACGGTCTACTACGGGGGCGCGCAGAAGGAACGGGACGCTCAGCGGATGAGCGAAGAGCTCCAAGCGGCATTTCCGGACGCCGACGTCGAATACTATTACGGCGGTATGAAAAACGCGGAGTTTTGGCTGTCGTTAGATGGGTAG
- the plsX gene encoding phosphate acyltransferase PlsX yields the protein MGSTSNGRPRIAVDAMGGDHAPEEIVAGALLAAAESDATVTLVGDETAVRKLLKGPAAERITVVHAPEAVPMDLAPSAALRSSERTSLGVAVGLIKKGEADAVVSAGNSGAFLAIAFVRLRTIEGISRPAIATIWPALNGPTVMLDSGANVDCRPEWLVQFGVMGSAYAKAVLDIPEPRVGLLSNGEERTKGNQQVLEAAKLLEAAPVKFIGNVEGRDMFHNAADVVVADGFVGNVVLKTAEGLISAFGGVMRDTLLGGNILTKFGAVMLSPALRKLRSNYDWETYGGAPLLGLRGNCIYTHGRASRSAIKHAILAAVKEVDRDVVGKISELIAPHVTTPVP from the coding sequence ATGGGTAGCACGAGCAACGGAAGGCCGCGCATAGCGGTCGACGCAATGGGGGGCGATCACGCGCCCGAAGAAATCGTGGCTGGGGCGCTCCTGGCGGCGGCCGAATCGGATGCGACCGTTACGCTCGTCGGCGACGAAACAGCGGTTCGCAAGCTGTTAAAGGGCCCGGCGGCCGAACGAATCACGGTCGTTCACGCACCCGAAGCCGTTCCGATGGATCTCGCGCCGTCGGCAGCACTGCGCTCTTCGGAGCGCACGTCGCTAGGTGTCGCGGTCGGACTCATCAAGAAAGGCGAGGCCGACGCGGTCGTCTCGGCCGGAAACAGCGGCGCATTCTTGGCGATTGCGTTCGTCCGGCTGCGCACGATCGAAGGGATCTCGCGCCCGGCAATTGCGACCATCTGGCCCGCCCTCAACGGTCCCACCGTGATGCTCGATTCCGGCGCGAACGTCGACTGCCGTCCCGAGTGGCTCGTGCAGTTCGGCGTCATGGGCTCCGCATACGCCAAGGCCGTGCTCGATATTCCCGAGCCGCGCGTCGGGTTGCTGTCGAACGGCGAGGAGCGCACGAAAGGCAATCAACAGGTTCTCGAAGCGGCAAAGCTGCTCGAGGCCGCGCCCGTGAAGTTCATCGGCAACGTCGAGGGTCGCGACATGTTTCACAATGCCGCCGACGTCGTTGTCGCCGACGGATTCGTCGGCAACGTGGTGCTCAAGACGGCAGAAGGGTTAATCTCCGCTTTCGGCGGTGTGATGCGCGACACGCTTCTCGGCGGCAACATTTTGACGAAGTTCGGCGCGGTCATGCTCTCGCCGGCGTTGCGCAAGCTGCGCAGCAACTACGACTGGGAAACCTACGGCGGCGCGCCGCTGCTGGGCTTGCGCGGAAACTGCATCTACACGCACGGACGCGCGAGCCGCAGCGCGATCAAGCACGCAATCCTGGCGGCGGTTAAAGAAGTCGATCGCGACGTCGTGGGCAAGATCAGCGAGCTGATCGCGCCGCACGTCACTACCCCGGTACCCTAA
- a CDS encoding DegV family protein — protein MATAIVTDSTSDIEPARAAELGITVVPLFVLFGERGYKDYVELSRSEFYHKLQNESVLPITSQPTAAMYEEAFKPLAEAGDDILCIAISSHLSGTMNAARAGAERFPNARITIYDSESVAGGLGMMVLRARELATGGASVPDIVAELDRWRATQRLYACIPDLSHLQRTGRIGKARAVLGTLMKIVPVLALKDGQVGAEAQVRTFARAQDTMLDLLVAAAPDPASARFLVVHTNAPHLAAAAMGKLRDRLNGAVPKMLEIWEAGPVIATHAGAGAVGACVAQGA, from the coding sequence ATGGCTACCGCGATCGTCACCGATTCCACGTCGGACATCGAACCCGCCAGGGCCGCGGAGCTCGGCATCACCGTCGTGCCGCTGTTCGTGCTATTCGGCGAGCGCGGATACAAAGATTACGTCGAGCTGTCGCGCAGCGAGTTTTATCACAAGCTGCAAAACGAATCCGTCCTGCCGATTACCTCGCAGCCGACCGCGGCAATGTACGAAGAAGCCTTTAAACCGCTGGCGGAAGCCGGCGACGACATTCTCTGCATCGCGATATCGTCGCACCTGTCCGGTACGATGAACGCGGCGCGTGCCGGCGCCGAGCGCTTTCCCAACGCGCGAATCACCATCTACGACTCGGAAAGCGTTGCCGGCGGTTTGGGCATGATGGTCCTGCGCGCGCGCGAGCTCGCGACCGGGGGCGCGAGCGTGCCGGACATCGTCGCCGAGCTCGACCGGTGGCGCGCGACGCAGCGGCTGTATGCGTGCATTCCCGACCTCTCGCATCTGCAGCGCACCGGTCGCATCGGCAAGGCGCGCGCCGTGTTAGGTACGCTGATGAAAATCGTGCCGGTGCTGGCCCTCAAAGACGGCCAAGTCGGTGCCGAGGCGCAAGTGCGAACGTTTGCGCGCGCGCAAGACACGATGCTCGATTTGCTCGTGGCTGCCGCGCCCGATCCGGCGTCCGCGCGGTTCCTCGTCGTGCACACGAACGCGCCGCACCTCGCCGCCGCGGCGATGGGCAAGCTGCGCGACCGGTTGAACGGAGCCGTGCCGAAGATGCTGGAGATTTGGGAAGCCGGACCGGTAATCGCAACGCACGCCGGCGCCGGTGCGGTGGGCGCATGCGTCGCGCAGGGAGCGTAG
- the hemW gene encoding radical SAM family heme chaperone HemW, with protein sequence MLGVYVHLPFCPYLCPYCDFAKWPLRASAAKQYLAALYAELQSSPREAAATLFLGGGTPNAYDAETLAELVTRLRSHYAMPDGAEVSIEINPELVRDGDFTRYREAGITRVSIGVQSFVPAEIAVLGRKHAPDDIVKVVTTARNAGIASMSLDLIFAVPGQTPQSWRASLDRAIALDVDHISTYGLTVEANTPYAAWQLREPAAFLDDGREAELYAIALEALHAAGYEQYEISNFARSGHRCAHNAHYWANGEYVGLGVGAASYRAGLRSVHTRSLERYETAALAGEEIPSEGERLDALHRAGEAIMLALRTTQGVRLREFKERYGVDVVEHYAPVLARYSEVGLLERTGDSMRLTERGRFVANDVCGAFVTFD encoded by the coding sequence TTGCTCGGCGTTTACGTTCATTTGCCGTTTTGTCCGTATCTGTGCCCGTACTGCGATTTTGCGAAATGGCCGCTGCGCGCGAGCGCTGCCAAGCAATATCTCGCGGCACTGTACGCCGAACTGCAATCGTCGCCGCGCGAAGCCGCCGCCACGCTTTTTCTCGGCGGAGGAACGCCCAACGCGTACGACGCGGAAACCCTCGCCGAGCTCGTTACTCGTCTGCGCAGCCATTACGCGATGCCCGACGGTGCCGAGGTCAGCATCGAGATCAATCCCGAGCTCGTACGCGACGGCGACTTTACGCGGTACCGCGAGGCGGGGATTACGCGCGTTTCCATCGGCGTGCAATCGTTTGTTCCCGCTGAGATCGCAGTGCTGGGACGCAAGCACGCACCCGACGACATTGTGAAGGTCGTGACGACGGCGCGAAACGCCGGCATCGCGTCGATGTCCCTCGATCTCATCTTCGCCGTACCCGGTCAAACGCCGCAGTCGTGGCGCGCGTCGCTCGATCGAGCTATCGCGCTCGACGTCGATCACATTTCGACCTACGGGCTGACGGTCGAAGCCAATACGCCGTACGCGGCATGGCAGCTGCGCGAACCGGCCGCGTTTCTCGATGACGGCCGTGAAGCCGAACTGTACGCGATCGCGCTTGAGGCGCTTCACGCGGCCGGATACGAGCAGTACGAAATCAGCAACTTCGCGCGCAGTGGGCACCGCTGCGCACATAACGCCCATTACTGGGCCAACGGCGAGTATGTGGGCTTAGGGGTCGGTGCCGCGTCGTATCGCGCCGGCCTACGCTCCGTGCACACACGCTCCTTGGAGCGCTACGAGACCGCGGCGCTGGCCGGCGAGGAGATCCCCTCCGAAGGCGAGCGGCTGGATGCCCTGCACCGAGCCGGCGAGGCGATTATGCTCGCTCTGCGCACCACGCAAGGGGTCCGGCTGAGGGAGTTCAAAGAGCGATACGGCGTCGATGTCGTCGAGCACTACGCACCCGTGCTCGCGCGCTACTCCGAGGTGGGGCTGCTCGAACGAACCGGCGATTCTATGCGGCTGACCGAGCGTGGGCGGTTCGTCGCCAACGACGTTTGCGGGGCCTTCGTAACATTCGATTAA
- a CDS encoding PIN domain-containing protein, with the protein MTGFLLGREAYYNLFSLHFASEGLQYTFLILSPVLGAIIGALLAPLAQSLFEGELELVERAMERLSPAEIAGGAVGLIVGLVIAYLIKSIAFEFVSGGGKAGTYVAIVVYLIVAVFAAYLGARVGAKTRIVPVARSAAGSSSVPKLVDTSAIVDGRIVEVVESGFLDGSLVVPRFVLRELQAISDSTDPLKRTRGRRGFDVLSKLQELSSFEISERDFADMAPGNVDARLVRLAQELGAKLITTDYNLNRVAHVEGVAVLNLNELANAVKPVVLPGEELRIAVVREGKEMHQGVGYLEDGTMIVVEHGRRLIGEESDVVVTSVLQTAAGRMIFARLKRDNPAEARH; encoded by the coding sequence GTGACGGGCTTCTTGCTCGGTCGCGAGGCGTACTACAATCTGTTCTCGCTGCACTTCGCAAGCGAAGGTTTGCAGTACACGTTTCTCATTCTTTCGCCGGTTCTCGGGGCGATCATCGGCGCGCTGCTGGCGCCGCTCGCGCAGTCGCTCTTCGAAGGCGAGCTCGAGCTGGTCGAGCGCGCCATGGAACGGCTGTCGCCGGCGGAAATTGCCGGTGGGGCGGTCGGCCTTATCGTCGGTTTGGTGATCGCCTACCTCATCAAGAGCATCGCGTTCGAGTTCGTCTCCGGCGGCGGCAAAGCGGGAACGTACGTCGCGATCGTCGTGTATCTCATCGTCGCGGTTTTTGCCGCATACCTGGGCGCGCGCGTTGGCGCAAAGACGCGGATCGTTCCGGTCGCGCGTTCGGCCGCCGGCTCGTCGTCGGTTCCCAAGCTCGTCGATACGTCGGCCATCGTCGACGGGCGTATCGTCGAGGTCGTCGAGAGCGGCTTCTTGGATGGCAGCCTGGTCGTGCCGCGTTTCGTGCTGCGCGAGCTCCAGGCGATCTCCGATTCCACCGATCCGCTCAAGCGTACGCGCGGGCGGCGCGGTTTCGACGTGCTGTCAAAGCTGCAAGAGCTGTCGTCATTCGAGATTTCCGAGCGCGACTTCGCCGACATGGCGCCGGGCAACGTCGACGCGCGCCTGGTGCGCCTCGCGCAAGAGCTCGGCGCGAAGCTGATCACCACCGATTACAACCTCAATCGCGTCGCGCACGTCGAAGGCGTGGCGGTGCTCAATCTCAACGAGCTCGCCAATGCCGTCAAACCGGTCGTTTTGCCGGGCGAAGAGCTGCGCATCGCCGTCGTGCGCGAAGGCAAAGAGATGCATCAAGGCGTCGGCTACCTCGAAGACGGCACGATGATCGTGGTCGAGCACGGACGCCGGCTGATCGGCGAAGAGAGCGACGTCGTCGTTACGAGCGTGCTGCAAACCGCTGCGGGACGCATGATCTTCGCACGGCTCAAGCGCGACAATCCCGCGGAGGCGCGGCATTGA
- the ispD gene encoding 2-C-methyl-D-erythritol 4-phosphate cytidylyltransferase, whose product MTAAASWAAVIVAAGRGTRFGRPKQFLELAGLPMVGWSIRTFAGMPEIDEVVIATEIDWIERMRELSASVAPHRTVTVVAGGSSRQASVFAGVRAVSERCDAAFVHDGARPLVREDDVRAGMAEVRAGRAALLAAPVVDTIKVVDAATRAVRETLDRSQLWAAQTPQFALRSDLLRAHERALADGIDATDDAALLERIGVEVAVVASTTENFKVTLPEDVARAEAFLRERIAG is encoded by the coding sequence TTGACGGCAGCCGCATCCTGGGCGGCAGTAATCGTCGCGGCCGGTCGCGGCACGCGCTTCGGACGCCCGAAACAGTTTCTCGAGCTGGCCGGATTGCCCATGGTCGGATGGTCGATTCGCACGTTTGCGGGAATGCCCGAGATCGACGAGGTCGTTATCGCCACCGAGATCGACTGGATCGAGCGCATGCGCGAGTTGAGCGCGAGCGTGGCACCGCATCGAACCGTCACGGTCGTTGCCGGCGGCTCGTCGCGTCAAGCCAGCGTCTTTGCGGGCGTGCGCGCGGTTTCCGAGCGCTGTGACGCGGCGTTCGTGCACGACGGCGCGCGTCCGCTCGTGCGCGAAGACGACGTGCGAGCCGGCATGGCCGAAGTTCGCGCAGGCCGCGCCGCGCTGCTCGCCGCTCCGGTCGTCGACACGATCAAAGTCGTCGATGCCGCGACGCGCGCGGTGCGCGAAACGCTGGACCGCTCGCAGTTGTGGGCGGCGCAGACGCCGCAGTTCGCGTTGCGCTCCGATCTGTTGCGCGCGCACGAGCGCGCGCTCGCCGACGGTATCGATGCGACCGACGACGCCGCACTGCTCGAACGGATCGGCGTCGAAGTCGCCGTCGTTGCGTCGACCACCGAAAACTTCAAAGTCACCCTGCCCGAGGACGTCGCGCGCGCGGAAGCTTTTCTACGAGAGCGTATCGCGGGATGA
- the ispF gene encoding 2-C-methyl-D-erythritol 2,4-cyclodiphosphate synthase, translated as MRIGHGFDAHTLVEGRKLILGGVAVPFERGALGHSDADVLAHAIADAILGAAALGDLGGRFPDTDARWKDADSMQLLAQCADDVRDAGFRVINVDATIVVDRPKLAPFVAAMRQSVAARLRVDVNAVSVKAKTSEGMGYTGDGSGIAVYAVALLDEAK; from the coding sequence ATGAGGATCGGCCACGGCTTCGACGCGCATACGTTGGTGGAAGGCCGCAAGCTCATCTTGGGGGGCGTCGCGGTTCCGTTCGAGCGCGGCGCGTTGGGACACTCCGATGCCGACGTGTTGGCGCACGCGATTGCCGATGCGATTCTCGGTGCTGCGGCCCTGGGCGATTTGGGCGGCCGTTTCCCCGATACCGACGCGCGCTGGAAGGATGCCGATTCGATGCAGCTTCTGGCGCAATGTGCCGACGACGTCAGGGACGCGGGCTTTCGCGTGATCAACGTCGACGCCACCATTGTCGTCGACCGCCCGAAACTCGCTCCGTTCGTGGCGGCGATGCGGCAGAGCGTCGCGGCGCGACTGCGCGTCGACGTCAATGCCGTCAGCGTCAAAGCCAAGACCAGCGAGGGAATGGGTTATACCGGCGACGGCAGCGGTATCGCCGTCTATGCCGTCGCGCTGCTCGACGAAGCGAAGTGA
- the cysE gene encoding serine O-acetyltransferase, giving the protein MADLRAPLERDPAARGWLDVVLSYPGFHAIAAHRFTHPLYRAGIPLLPRFLSQVVRFFTGVEIHPGAKIGKGVFIDHGMGVVIGETAEVGDGSTIYQGVTLGGTSLAHGKRHPTLGRNVTVGVNAAVLGAITLGDNVKVGGGSVVVKDVPANATVVGVPARIVAQDGRPIRVVPDRPQVEMPDPNADAIGRLLQTVTALEQRVAELEQGDAQEEAWSWVI; this is encoded by the coding sequence ATGGCCGATCTCCGAGCGCCGCTGGAACGCGATCCGGCGGCGCGCGGCTGGCTCGACGTCGTCCTGTCGTATCCCGGCTTTCACGCGATAGCGGCGCATCGTTTCACCCATCCGCTATATCGCGCGGGCATACCGCTGTTGCCGCGCTTCTTATCGCAGGTCGTGCGCTTCTTTACCGGCGTGGAGATTCACCCGGGCGCGAAGATTGGTAAAGGCGTGTTCATCGATCACGGCATGGGCGTCGTCATCGGCGAGACCGCCGAAGTCGGGGACGGCAGCACGATCTACCAGGGTGTGACCTTGGGCGGCACGAGCTTGGCGCACGGTAAGCGGCATCCGACACTGGGGCGCAACGTCACGGTCGGCGTGAACGCCGCCGTCCTCGGCGCAATCACGTTAGGCGATAACGTCAAGGTCGGCGGTGGCTCCGTCGTGGTGAAAGACGTGCCGGCCAACGCGACCGTCGTCGGCGTACCCGCACGAATCGTCGCACAGGATGGCCGGCCGATTCGCGTGGTTCCCGATCGCCCGCAAGTCGAAATGCCCGATCCGAACGCCGACGCGATTGGCCGCCTTCTGCAGACCGTGACCGCGCTCGAGCAGCGCGTTGCCGAACTGGAGCAAGGCGACGCGCAAGAAGAAGCCTGGAGCTGGGTAATCTGA
- the cysS gene encoding cysteine--tRNA ligase produces MRLYNTRTRQVEEFVPLRDGEVGIYVCGMTPSAQAHLGHARSFLFFDVLRRYLTHKGYTVRYVQNVTDIDDRSIREGQATGQDYHAVIDRYYGEFKASMRKLGVLEYDDEPYATRYIEPIQTMIRELIDRGHAYATGDGIYYRVSTFPRYGKLANRNIDELEAGARIEVDEQKEDPLDFALWKFAKPGEPKWPFPPFGEGRPGWHIECSAMSRGLLDPQGVGFDIHGGGADLIFPHHENEIAQSEPLMDRPPMANVWVHGGLLLFENRKMSKSLGNFEPLSQLLERHDPQAIRLLFLQTGYRKVMNFTEGSIAAAAVTLRQLKRKYRALTAGERAGVADAALLAKIEAALDDDMNTAVALAELLGDKTASLETFTRAIALLGLEPNPSWLEEPKAELPADFVERVSAAVADVSFNGATPQEALDRVIELRTQARARKEWAESDRLRDALLACGVELKDSKEGTAWTVAGLP; encoded by the coding sequence GTGAGGCTCTACAACACTAGGACACGGCAGGTTGAGGAGTTCGTACCGCTGCGGGATGGCGAGGTCGGCATCTACGTCTGCGGCATGACGCCGTCGGCGCAAGCGCATCTGGGGCACGCGCGGTCTTTTCTGTTCTTCGACGTGCTGCGCCGTTACCTGACGCACAAGGGCTATACGGTGAGGTACGTCCAGAACGTTACCGACATCGACGACCGGAGTATTCGCGAGGGCCAAGCGACGGGTCAGGATTATCACGCCGTCATCGACCGCTACTATGGAGAGTTCAAGGCGTCGATGCGCAAGCTCGGCGTGCTCGAGTACGACGACGAACCGTACGCAACGCGCTACATCGAGCCGATTCAGACGATGATCCGTGAGCTGATCGATCGAGGTCACGCCTATGCCACCGGCGACGGCATCTACTATCGCGTTTCGACCTTCCCCAGGTACGGCAAGCTCGCCAACCGCAACATCGACGAGCTCGAGGCCGGTGCGCGCATCGAGGTGGACGAGCAGAAAGAAGATCCGCTGGACTTCGCGCTCTGGAAGTTCGCCAAGCCGGGCGAGCCGAAGTGGCCGTTCCCGCCGTTTGGCGAGGGCCGGCCGGGGTGGCATATCGAGTGCTCGGCGATGTCGCGCGGACTGCTCGATCCGCAGGGCGTCGGGTTCGACATCCACGGCGGCGGCGCCGATCTCATCTTCCCGCATCACGAAAACGAGATTGCCCAAAGCGAGCCGTTGATGGATCGGCCGCCGATGGCAAACGTCTGGGTGCACGGCGGGCTGCTGCTGTTCGAAAACCGCAAGATGTCCAAATCGCTGGGAAACTTCGAGCCGCTTTCGCAGTTGCTGGAGCGCCACGATCCGCAAGCGATCCGGCTGCTCTTTCTTCAAACCGGTTATCGCAAGGTGATGAACTTCACCGAAGGGTCGATTGCAGCGGCGGCCGTCACGTTGCGTCAACTCAAGCGAAAGTATCGAGCGCTCACTGCGGGCGAGCGCGCCGGTGTCGCCGACGCGGCGCTGCTGGCGAAGATCGAAGCAGCGCTCGACGACGACATGAACACCGCCGTCGCGCTCGCCGAGTTGTTGGGCGACAAAACTGCGTCGCTGGAGACGTTTACCCGTGCGATCGCGCTGCTTGGACTCGAACCGAACCCGTCGTGGCTCGAAGAGCCCAAAGCGGAGTTGCCGGCAGATTTCGTCGAGCGCGTTAGCGCCGCCGTTGCAGACGTGTCGTTCAACGGCGCGACGCCGCAAGAGGCGCTCGATCGCGTGATAGAACTGCGTACGCAGGCGCGCGCACGCAAGGAATGGGCGGAATCCGATCGCCTGCGCGACGCGCTGCTGGCGTGCGGCGTCGAGCTCAAGGACTCTAAAGAAGGAACGGCGTGGACCGTCGCCGGCCTCCCGTAA
- the rlmB gene encoding 23S rRNA (guanosine(2251)-2'-O)-methyltransferase RlmB — MDRRRPPVSRAGGPGSRRERARARFDFDDVVYGIHAIEESLAAGERLRTIHVAADRKKDAILRQLLGRAKELNVPVRFEDRGFFAELPFKAHQGVVAVGEPFAYRTLHDVLGAPRRDGSSRLFVVLDHLTDPHNVGAIVRTAEAAGADALVLPERRSAGMNATVRKAAAGAAAHLPIARVANVADAIRVMKKSGIWIAGADAGDGAVAMAQADMKVDLALVVGAEGSGLAPLVKRECDYLVRIPMHGKVSSLNASVAFAILAYEALRQRSRTR; from the coding sequence GTGGACCGTCGCCGGCCTCCCGTAAGCCGCGCGGGGGGACCCGGCAGCCGCCGCGAACGTGCTCGCGCTCGTTTTGATTTTGACGACGTCGTGTACGGCATTCACGCGATCGAGGAATCGCTGGCCGCCGGCGAGCGTCTGCGCACGATCCACGTTGCGGCCGACCGTAAGAAAGACGCCATCTTACGCCAACTGCTCGGGCGCGCGAAGGAGCTCAACGTTCCGGTGCGTTTCGAGGATCGCGGGTTCTTCGCCGAGCTGCCCTTCAAGGCGCATCAAGGCGTCGTGGCCGTCGGCGAGCCGTTTGCGTATCGAACGCTGCACGACGTGCTCGGCGCGCCGCGGCGTGACGGGTCGTCGCGCTTGTTCGTCGTTTTGGATCACCTCACGGACCCGCACAACGTCGGCGCCATCGTGCGCACGGCCGAGGCCGCCGGTGCCGACGCGCTCGTGCTGCCCGAGCGCCGCTCGGCCGGGATGAACGCCACCGTCCGCAAAGCGGCCGCCGGCGCGGCGGCGCACTTGCCGATCGCTCGCGTCGCCAACGTCGCCGACGCGATTCGCGTGATGAAGAAGAGCGGTATATGGATCGCCGGCGCCGATGCCGGAGACGGTGCGGTCGCGATGGCGCAAGCCGACATGAAAGTCGACTTGGCGCTGGTCGTCGGGGCCGAAGGCAGCGGCTTAGCGCCGCTGGTAAAACGCGAGTGCGATTATCTCGTGCGCATTCCCATGCACGGTAAGGTGTCGTCGCTCAACGCGTCGGTAGCGTTTGCTATTCTTGCGTACGAAGCGCTTCGTCAACGCTCTCGCACGCGTTGA
- a CDS encoding STAS domain-containing protein, giving the protein MKMLDEQKLSHKEPPLAAFIREEKPATEILHVLGEVDLANAGEFEAALGQLTQGDREVVVELSACTYMDSSGLRVLATTHKLINDRLHVVVPKSGSVHRIFEITGLAEQFNACESVDEALRTQE; this is encoded by the coding sequence ATGAAGATGTTAGACGAGCAAAAACTCTCCCATAAAGAGCCGCCCTTGGCCGCGTTTATTCGCGAAGAGAAACCCGCTACCGAGATCCTTCACGTTTTGGGTGAAGTGGACTTGGCCAATGCCGGTGAGTTTGAAGCGGCTCTTGGGCAGCTAACCCAGGGCGATCGGGAAGTGGTCGTGGAGCTCTCGGCATGTACGTACATGGATTCGAGCGGTCTGCGCGTGCTCGCAACGACGCACAAGCTGATCAACGATCGGCTGCACGTCGTGGTTCCAAAGAGCGGTTCGGTTCATCGAATCTTCGAGATCACCGGACTCGCGGAGCAGTTCAACGCGTGCGAGAGCGTTGACGAAGCGCTTCGTACGCAAGAATAG